Proteins encoded in a region of the Stieleria neptunia genome:
- a CDS encoding 3-keto-disaccharide hydrolase, which produces MPRFATALAALVLLASAGFCQDDSTTPTESVSLFNGRDLSGWIGRADLWSVEDGQIVGRTVAEKPLQQNTFLIYTGSEPSDFELTFQFKIENTNSGVQYRSKILDKEKFVVGGYQADIDFTNRFAGILYEEKGRGILAQRGQSVTIDENGEKSHKTFADGAKLGNGIHPGQWNDYRIVAKGNHLQHFINETMTAEVFDNQPGKSASSGVIAFQLHRGDPMVVRFKNIVLHPAE; this is translated from the coding sequence ATGCCCCGCTTCGCTACCGCGCTCGCCGCGCTCGTCCTGCTGGCCTCCGCCGGTTTTTGCCAAGACGATTCGACCACGCCCACCGAATCCGTCTCCTTGTTCAACGGTAGAGATCTTTCCGGGTGGATCGGGCGTGCCGATTTGTGGTCCGTCGAAGACGGCCAGATTGTTGGCCGCACCGTCGCGGAAAAACCGCTGCAGCAAAACACGTTTCTGATCTACACCGGCAGCGAACCGAGTGACTTTGAGTTGACGTTCCAATTCAAGATCGAAAACACGAACTCGGGCGTGCAATATCGCAGCAAGATTCTGGACAAGGAAAAATTTGTCGTCGGCGGTTACCAGGCCGACATCGATTTTACAAATCGCTTTGCCGGGATTCTGTATGAAGAAAAAGGCCGCGGTATCTTGGCCCAACGCGGTCAGTCGGTCACGATCGACGAGAACGGTGAGAAGTCGCACAAGACCTTTGCCGATGGTGCCAAACTCGGCAACGGCATTCACCCCGGTCAGTGGAACGACTATCGGATCGTCGCCAAAGGAAACCACCTGCAACACTTCATCAACGAAACGATGACGGCCGAAGTGTTTGACAACCAGCCCGGCAAATCCGCTTCCTCTGGCGTGATCGCGTTTCAATTGCACCGCGGCGACCCGATGGTGGTGCGTTTCAAAAACATCGTGCTGCACCCGGCCGAGTAA
- a CDS encoding PilZ domain-containing protein — translation MNSAPNTAMETSATPHVAQPVDVGETISGEEIHGLIPSASGYVGPERRASRRVPRTLEISVQPMDLQMKESGRSFFAITRDISQGGLAFLSSQKSDFEKAVVSLNEGIAPGIVCRICHSSMIHSSGPEEVWLTNVEYLHLYRPRK, via the coding sequence ATGAACTCAGCGCCAAACACCGCGATGGAAACTTCGGCAACGCCACACGTCGCACAGCCTGTGGATGTGGGTGAAACCATCAGCGGTGAGGAAATCCATGGCCTGATTCCTTCGGCGAGCGGATACGTGGGGCCCGAACGCCGTGCCAGCCGCCGCGTCCCGCGTACGCTCGAAATCTCGGTCCAACCCATGGATCTGCAGATGAAGGAGAGCGGGAGGTCGTTCTTCGCCATCACGCGCGACATCAGCCAAGGCGGCCTGGCGTTTTTGAGCTCGCAGAAATCAGACTTTGAAAAAGCGGTCGTGTCGCTCAACGAGGGCATCGCGCCGGGAATCGTCTGTCGCATCTGCCACAGCTCGATGATTCACAGCAGCGGGCCCGAAGAAGTCTGGCTGACGAATGTCGAATACTTGCACCTCTACCGACCTCGCAAGTAA